The following proteins are co-located in the Piscirickettsia litoralis genome:
- the tssB gene encoding type VI secretion system contractile sheath small subunit: MSDASVAPKERVNIVYKPNTGDQSETVELPLKLLMVGDYTGQSDERAVEDRRPINIDKDNFNDVMQGMGLNLTIPVKNKIANDDSEINVELKLEKISDFKPDNIVQQVDELKKLYEMRKALVSLKSPLANVPEFRKNLQKVIENKGTLDKVCNELGIEKQEG, translated from the coding sequence ATGAGTGATGCATCAGTTGCACCGAAAGAACGGGTGAATATTGTTTATAAGCCAAATACGGGGGATCAATCTGAGACCGTTGAATTGCCATTAAAGTTGCTTATGGTTGGTGATTATACAGGTCAATCAGACGAACGAGCTGTCGAAGATAGGCGGCCTATTAATATTGATAAAGATAATTTTAATGATGTTATGCAAGGGATGGGGTTAAATTTAACTATTCCTGTGAAAAATAAAATTGCGAATGATGATAGTGAAATCAATGTTGAGCTTAAACTTGAAAAAATATCAGACTTTAAACCAGATAATATTGTCCAGCAAGTTGATGAACTAAAAAAACTGTATGAGATGCGTAAAGCACTGGTTTCATTAAAGTCTCCATTGGCGAATGTGCCTGAGTTTAGGAAAAACTTGCAAAAAGTAATAGAAAATAAAGGCACTTTAGATAAAGTATGCAATGAGCTGGGTATCGAAAAGCAAGAGGGGTAA